One Stegostoma tigrinum isolate sSteTig4 chromosome 22, sSteTig4.hap1, whole genome shotgun sequence DNA segment encodes these proteins:
- the LOC125463696 gene encoding tripartite motif-containing protein 16-like protein isoform X1 yields the protein MKDCASRAQTNYTSKFEMLKQELEQVHAKVLQYIRSEEQLALEQADSALERLEEKYAVLRETSLKLVSTLKSNDPLQILQFPQEIYPLNKRLQDIVLPSSDLSIENKLQGVRRALEQISILTYQDLQACFRPPSESVDVLESVSTDKGDPVKPVMLQPLRTNLHIREPFLQWCSRLSFDVNTAHRFLSLSKGNRRVSHKDTQKYPTHTDRFEKEWQVMCRESFSSGQHYWEVLISSQWVYLGVTYRKIGRRDASALIGRNSVSWALQLFDKSYSAWHDNQEVKLQPAAYSRIGVHLDYAAGTLTFYGITDSMTRIHTFQSVFTEPLYPVIWVGEDVVVTLCCLREDRGSFSATTRDGFGK from the exons ATGAAG GACTGTGCTTCTCGGGCACAAACAAACTACACCAGCAAGTTTGAGATGCTGAAGCAGGAGTTGGAGCAGGTTCATGCTAAGGTATTGCAGTACATAAGGAGTGAAGAACAGCTCGCGCTGGAGCAGGCTGACAGTGCACTGGAGAGACTGGAGGAGAAATATGCCGTGCTGAGGGAGACCAGTCTGAAGCTGGTGAGCACGCTAAAGAGTAATGACCCTCTGCAGATCTTACAG TTCCCTCAGGAGATTTACCCCTTGAATAAAAGACTGCAGGACATAGTGCTGCCTTCCTCGGACCTCTCAATAGAGAACAAGCTACAAGGAGTGAGAAGGGCCTTGGAGCAGATTTCCATCCTGACCTATCAGGACCTACAAGCCTGCTTCAGACCACCGTCAGAATCAGTGGATGTTTTAG AGTCCGTTTCGACTGACAAAGGTGATCCTGTGAAACCTGTCATGCTTCAGCCACTCCGAACGAATCTGCACATCAGAGAACCATTCCTACAGT GGTGCTCGCGGCTGAGTTTTGATGTCAACACAGCACACCGATTCCTCTCCCTGTCCAAAGGAAACCGGCGAGTTTCCCACAAGGACACACAGAAGTACCCGACGCACACTGACCGCTTCGAGAAGGAGTGGCAGGTGATGTGCCGTGAGAGTTTCAGCAGTGGCCAGCATTACTGGGAGGTGCTGATCAGCAGTCAGTGGGTCTACCTCGGAGTTACTTACAGAAAAATCGGCAGACGGGATGCTTCCGCCTTGATCGGCAGGAACAGTGTCTCCTGGGCCCTGCAACTCTTCGACAAGAGCTATTCAGCTTGGCACGACAACCAGGAGGTCAAACTGCAGCCAGCAGCCTACAGTCGGATTGGGGTCCACCTGGACTACGCCGCCGGGACCCTGACATTTTACGGCATCACCGATAGCATGACTCGGATCCACACTTTCCAGTCAGTCTTTACTGAGCCGTTGTACCCTGTCATTTGGGTGGGGGAGGATGTTGTTGTGACACTCTGCTGCCTCCGTGAGGATAGAGGCTCCTTCTCCGCAACAACACGGGATGGCTTTGGGAAATAA
- the LOC125463696 gene encoding tripartite motif-containing protein 16-like protein isoform X2 produces MKDCASRAQTNYTSKFEMLKQELEQVHAKVLQYIRSEEQLALEQADSALERLEEKYAVLRETSLKLFPQEIYPLNKRLQDIVLPSSDLSIENKLQGVRRALEQISILTYQDLQACFRPPSESVDVLESVSTDKGDPVKPVMLQPLRTNLHIREPFLQWCSRLSFDVNTAHRFLSLSKGNRRVSHKDTQKYPTHTDRFEKEWQVMCRESFSSGQHYWEVLISSQWVYLGVTYRKIGRRDASALIGRNSVSWALQLFDKSYSAWHDNQEVKLQPAAYSRIGVHLDYAAGTLTFYGITDSMTRIHTFQSVFTEPLYPVIWVGEDVVVTLCCLREDRGSFSATTRDGFGK; encoded by the exons ATGAAG GACTGTGCTTCTCGGGCACAAACAAACTACACCAGCAAGTTTGAGATGCTGAAGCAGGAGTTGGAGCAGGTTCATGCTAAGGTATTGCAGTACATAAGGAGTGAAGAACAGCTCGCGCTGGAGCAGGCTGACAGTGCACTGGAGAGACTGGAGGAGAAATATGCCGTGCTGAGGGAGACCAGTCTGAAGCTG TTCCCTCAGGAGATTTACCCCTTGAATAAAAGACTGCAGGACATAGTGCTGCCTTCCTCGGACCTCTCAATAGAGAACAAGCTACAAGGAGTGAGAAGGGCCTTGGAGCAGATTTCCATCCTGACCTATCAGGACCTACAAGCCTGCTTCAGACCACCGTCAGAATCAGTGGATGTTTTAG AGTCCGTTTCGACTGACAAAGGTGATCCTGTGAAACCTGTCATGCTTCAGCCACTCCGAACGAATCTGCACATCAGAGAACCATTCCTACAGT GGTGCTCGCGGCTGAGTTTTGATGTCAACACAGCACACCGATTCCTCTCCCTGTCCAAAGGAAACCGGCGAGTTTCCCACAAGGACACACAGAAGTACCCGACGCACACTGACCGCTTCGAGAAGGAGTGGCAGGTGATGTGCCGTGAGAGTTTCAGCAGTGGCCAGCATTACTGGGAGGTGCTGATCAGCAGTCAGTGGGTCTACCTCGGAGTTACTTACAGAAAAATCGGCAGACGGGATGCTTCCGCCTTGATCGGCAGGAACAGTGTCTCCTGGGCCCTGCAACTCTTCGACAAGAGCTATTCAGCTTGGCACGACAACCAGGAGGTCAAACTGCAGCCAGCAGCCTACAGTCGGATTGGGGTCCACCTGGACTACGCCGCCGGGACCCTGACATTTTACGGCATCACCGATAGCATGACTCGGATCCACACTTTCCAGTCAGTCTTTACTGAGCCGTTGTACCCTGTCATTTGGGTGGGGGAGGATGTTGTTGTGACACTCTGCTGCCTCCGTGAGGATAGAGGCTCCTTCTCCGCAACAACACGGGATGGCTTTGGGAAATAA